One genomic window of Halococcus sediminicola includes the following:
- a CDS encoding Na+/H+ antiporter NhaC family protein has product MSTDGGDDPAEEYGEGLADGDDDRSIEFYGGRWMSALPLAIFVVWAVFQSGVLQIGDTTGLVAGMLVALIVGMLFAKGDWKQYANTIFEGMTQPVAATAIVAWLWAGMFADTLQVGGFVDGLIWAATALNIGAALFPAAAFVLAGLLATGIGTGYGTVVAFTTLFFPAGVLLGANPVLTFGAILSGAVFGDNLAPVSDTTIVSAVTQNSDIGGVVSSRFKYAIVAAVLSLVGYIVAGSTMGGLDIARQAGGLLAENSNPLGLVHLLSVAVVIGTAIQGRHIVEAISWGLIVSVILSLFTGLASVSDVLVFQAPQTSGIAQSLSVLPFIELVPSAETAVGGSLYSGASGFFPLIVLTLLIVAGAQILVRGGGFEAMQDLLLGSVATSVRRAELTMVLGTAGVNAMITINTAAEIAIAPYIARIGERFNINGYRRANILDANTSALGYIFPWGGGLLAGYTAMLGLPEQYDWFTQSMLVNPAQVWPFVFHGWLLFFVFILAAITGFGLEYTSDRETGEVARV; this is encoded by the coding sequence ATGAGTACCGACGGGGGCGACGACCCAGCCGAGGAGTACGGCGAGGGTCTGGCCGACGGCGACGACGACCGAAGCATCGAGTTCTACGGCGGGCGGTGGATGAGTGCGCTCCCACTGGCGATCTTCGTCGTCTGGGCGGTCTTCCAAAGTGGCGTGCTTCAGATCGGCGACACCACGGGGCTGGTCGCGGGCATGCTCGTCGCCCTCATTGTTGGGATGCTGTTCGCAAAGGGCGACTGGAAGCAGTACGCCAACACCATCTTCGAGGGGATGACCCAACCCGTGGCGGCGACGGCCATCGTCGCGTGGCTCTGGGCCGGCATGTTCGCCGACACCCTCCAAGTAGGGGGATTCGTCGACGGTCTCATCTGGGCGGCGACCGCGCTCAACATCGGTGCGGCGCTGTTCCCGGCGGCGGCGTTCGTTCTTGCAGGGTTGCTCGCAACCGGCATCGGCACCGGGTATGGTACTGTCGTCGCGTTCACGACCCTCTTCTTCCCGGCGGGCGTCCTGTTGGGAGCGAATCCCGTCCTCACCTTCGGAGCCATCCTCTCGGGGGCGGTCTTCGGCGACAACCTCGCCCCCGTGAGCGACACGACCATCGTCAGCGCCGTCACGCAGAACTCCGACATCGGCGGCGTGGTCTCCTCACGATTCAAGTACGCCATCGTCGCGGCGGTGCTCTCGCTGGTGGGATACATCGTCGCCGGGAGCACGATGGGCGGTCTCGACATCGCCCGACAGGCCGGCGGACTGCTCGCCGAGAACAGCAATCCACTGGGACTCGTCCACCTCCTCTCGGTCGCGGTCGTCATCGGCACGGCGATTCAGGGTCGCCACATCGTCGAGGCCATCTCGTGGGGGCTCATCGTCTCCGTGATACTGAGTCTCTTCACGGGACTGGCGAGCGTGAGCGACGTGCTCGTCTTTCAGGCCCCGCAGACCTCCGGCATCGCCCAGTCGCTGTCCGTGCTGCCGTTCATCGAACTCGTTCCGAGCGCCGAGACGGCCGTCGGCGGCAGCCTCTACTCCGGTGCGAGCGGCTTCTTCCCGCTGATCGTCCTCACACTCCTCATCGTCGCGGGTGCACAAATTCTGGTCCGAGGCGGCGGGTTCGAGGCGATGCAGGACCTCCTGCTCGGGTCGGTCGCCACGAGCGTCCGGCGTGCGGAACTGACGATGGTCCTCGGCACCGCTGGCGTCAACGCGATGATAACCATCAACACCGCCGCCGAAATCGCTATCGCTCCCTACATCGCCCGCATCGGCGAGCGCTTCAATATCAACGGCTACCGTCGTGCGAACATCCTCGACGCGAACACCTCCGCGCTCGGCTACATCTTCCCGTGGGGTGGCGGCCTGCTCGCGGGCTACACGGCCATGCTGGGATTGCCTGAACAGTACGATTGGTTCACCCAGTCGATGCTCGTCAATCCGGCGCAGGTCTGGCCGTTCGTCTTCCACGGCTGGCTGCTCTTTTTCGTCTTCATCCTCGCTGCCATCACGGGCTTCGGGCTCGAATACACGTCCGACCGCGAGACGGGTGAGGTGGCGCGGGTATGA
- a CDS encoding DUF7513 family protein, protein MSRLDAFRKGLTLRTNKPIFEPGTEFKAFVTGYEGETALVRLGDSILRVPDAPAGLLDTQVNIRVEEFDDNDHTGRATVLEEPGGRSS, encoded by the coding sequence ATGAGCCGTCTCGATGCCTTCCGGAAGGGACTCACGCTCCGGACGAACAAACCGATCTTCGAACCGGGTACGGAGTTCAAGGCGTTCGTCACCGGCTACGAGGGCGAGACGGCGCTCGTGCGCCTCGGCGACAGCATCCTCCGGGTTCCGGACGCCCCGGCAGGACTGCTCGACACGCAGGTAAACATCCGTGTCGAGGAGTTCGACGACAACGACCACACCGGGCGGGCGACAGTGCTCGAAGAACCCGGCGGCCGGTCGTCCTGA
- the thrC gene encoding threonine synthase translates to MPDLDLAATTPACAENGVWLACIDCGHELAPFDTPVYRCPECEGLLEARYESYPTFEGFAGRGVWRYAAALPFEQGVSLPEGDTPLHRVPRLESEMGVRSLRIKHEGMNPTGSFKDRGMTVGVRVAEELGVSRLACASTGNTSAALAAYGGRAGLETLVLLPDGKVAAGKVAQAALHGARILEVDGNFDSCLDIVSDLADRGEAYLLNSLNPFRLEGQKTIGFEILEAFRDEYDRFPDRIVLPVGNAGNTAALYKAFRELVASGALAEEEVPKLTGVQAEGAAPMVEAVEEGWDDTERWDSVETRATAIRIGNPVNAPKAIPGIRETDGTTISVSDTEITDAQRALAEEGIGVEPASAASVAGLRKLRMSGVVGSDEDVVCLTTGHLLKDPDAAAAAGSEPESVPNDTEAVLDHLDG, encoded by the coding sequence ATGCCCGACCTCGACCTCGCCGCAACCACACCCGCGTGCGCGGAAAACGGCGTCTGGCTCGCCTGTATCGACTGCGGACACGAACTCGCGCCGTTCGATACTCCCGTATATCGCTGTCCCGAGTGTGAGGGCCTGCTCGAAGCGCGTTACGAGAGCTATCCGACCTTCGAGGGTTTCGCGGGCCGTGGTGTCTGGCGCTACGCCGCGGCGCTGCCGTTCGAACAGGGGGTTTCGCTACCCGAAGGCGACACGCCCCTCCACAGAGTCCCGCGGCTCGAATCCGAGATGGGTGTTCGGAGTCTCAGGATCAAACACGAGGGGATGAACCCCACGGGGAGTTTCAAGGACAGAGGCATGACCGTCGGGGTGCGCGTCGCCGAGGAACTCGGCGTTTCGCGGCTGGCGTGTGCCTCTACGGGCAACACGAGCGCGGCGCTCGCCGCGTACGGCGGGCGGGCGGGTCTCGAAACGCTCGTCTTGCTCCCCGACGGAAAGGTCGCGGCCGGCAAAGTCGCACAGGCGGCCCTCCACGGCGCGCGCATCCTCGAAGTCGACGGCAACTTCGATTCGTGTCTCGACATCGTGAGCGACCTCGCCGACCGCGGCGAGGCCTACCTCCTGAACTCGCTGAACCCCTTCCGGCTGGAGGGCCAGAAGACCATCGGCTTCGAGATTCTCGAAGCCTTTCGGGACGAGTACGACCGATTTCCCGACCGCATCGTCCTGCCCGTCGGGAACGCCGGCAACACCGCCGCGCTCTACAAGGCCTTCCGCGAACTCGTCGCGTCAGGGGCACTCGCCGAAGAGGAGGTGCCGAAGCTCACCGGCGTGCAGGCCGAGGGAGCCGCGCCGATGGTCGAGGCCGTCGAGGAAGGATGGGACGACACCGAGCGCTGGGACTCGGTCGAGACGCGCGCGACGGCCATCCGCATCGGCAATCCCGTGAACGCGCCGAAAGCAATCCCCGGCATCCGGGAAACCGACGGCACGACCATCTCGGTCTCGGATACCGAAATCACCGACGCCCAGCGCGCGCTCGCCGAGGAGGGGATCGGCGTCGAACCCGCTTCGGCGGCGAGCGTCGCCGGCCTGCGGAAACTCCGGATGTCGGGCGTCGTCGGTAGTGATGAAGACGTGGTCTGTCTGACGACCGGCCATCTGCTGAAAGACCCCGATGCGGCCGCCGCCGCGGGGTCGGAGCCCGAATCGGTACCGAACGACACCGAGGCGGTGCTCGACCATCTGGACGGGTAA
- a CDS encoding S1C family serine protease translates to MSPQRTTRRRYLGALSATLGASLAGCSGVLGSENTTTDSETTTAGTETQAGNATTANGNESPSPYTRVYREAIDSVVLVRVTGRSGGGQGSGFVFRGTHIVTNAHVVSGASTVEVRFSRGQWRSASVAGVDPSSDLAVVAVENPPRYAKPLPLVANEPAIGTEVVAIGNPYGFEGSITSGLVSGVNRSIPAPNGYTIPDAIQTGAPVNPGNSGGPLVNLDGRVVGVISSGGGDNLAFAISAALVGRVIPTLIENGEYDHAYMGIGLATVTPEIAERVGLDRARGVLVREVVSDGPSAGTLRQGDVIVGLGGKRIDGRQRLSSYLALRASPGETVDVTVLRGGNRRTLSLTLGTRPDRPGAFGRTPGSGS, encoded by the coding sequence ATGAGCCCCCAGCGGACGACGCGACGGCGCTACCTCGGCGCGCTCTCGGCGACGCTCGGCGCTTCACTCGCGGGCTGTTCGGGCGTGTTGGGCAGCGAGAACACGACGACGGACTCGGAGACGACGACCGCAGGGACCGAGACGCAAGCGGGGAACGCGACCACGGCGAACGGGAACGAATCGCCGAGTCCGTACACGCGGGTCTACCGCGAGGCCATCGACTCGGTCGTGCTCGTCCGCGTCACCGGCCGATCGGGTGGCGGACAGGGGTCGGGGTTCGTCTTTCGCGGCACCCACATCGTCACGAACGCCCACGTCGTCAGTGGTGCGAGCACGGTCGAGGTCCGGTTTTCGCGCGGCCAGTGGCGCTCGGCGTCGGTCGCCGGGGTGGACCCGTCGAGCGACCTCGCGGTCGTCGCAGTCGAGAACCCACCGAGATACGCGAAGCCGCTCCCGCTGGTCGCAAACGAACCCGCAATCGGTACCGAGGTGGTCGCCATCGGCAACCCCTACGGGTTCGAGGGATCGATCACCTCGGGGCTGGTCAGCGGGGTGAACCGCTCGATTCCCGCCCCGAATGGCTACACGATCCCCGACGCGATCCAGACCGGCGCGCCGGTCAATCCCGGTAACTCGGGCGGACCGCTCGTGAACCTCGATGGCCGCGTGGTCGGCGTCATCAGTTCTGGTGGTGGCGACAACCTCGCGTTCGCCATCTCGGCGGCGCTCGTCGGGCGAGTGATACCAACACTCATCGAAAACGGCGAGTACGATCACGCCTACATGGGTATCGGGCTGGCGACCGTCACGCCGGAGATCGCCGAACGGGTGGGTCTCGACCGTGCCCGTGGCGTGCTCGTCCGCGAGGTGGTGTCGGACGGACCATCGGCCGGCACGCTCAGGCAGGGTGACGTCATCGTCGGTCTCGGTGGGAAGCGAATCGACGGCCGCCAGCGGCTCTCGTCGTATCTCGCCCTGCGGGCTTCGCCGGGCGAGACGGTCGACGTGACGGTGCTCCGTGGCGGGAACCGTCGGACGCTCTCGCTCACGCTCGGCACGCGGCCCGACCGGCCCGGCGCGTTCGGACGCACGCCCGGTTCGGGATCGTAG
- a CDS encoding helix-turn-helix domain-containing protein — MVETDPDPQRFRDLMLDSEPGFEEVMVCVFGIQRHETRTYQVLCDRPGSTVEELAAELERDRSNVNRSLSTLREKGLAERGRRLLDGGGHIYQYTATPLPEAKELMHDTLDEWTAYVHSRIDEFDDEALD, encoded by the coding sequence ATGGTCGAGACCGACCCGGACCCACAGCGCTTTCGCGACCTCATGCTCGATTCCGAACCGGGCTTCGAGGAAGTGATGGTCTGTGTGTTCGGCATCCAGCGCCACGAGACAAGGACCTATCAGGTGCTCTGTGACCGCCCGGGAAGCACCGTCGAGGAACTCGCCGCGGAGCTAGAGCGCGACCGCTCGAACGTCAATCGATCCCTGTCGACCCTGCGCGAGAAAGGGCTTGCAGAACGCGGCCGGCGACTGCTCGACGGCGGTGGCCACATCTATCAGTACACCGCGACGCCGCTGCCCGAGGCCAAGGAGCTGATGCACGACACCCTCGACGAGTGGACCGCCTACGTCCACTCGCGCATCGACGAGTTCGACGACGAGGCACTCGATTAG
- a CDS encoding YbhB/YbcL family Raf kinase inhibitor-like protein — translation MHRRRYLLATATGFAALAGCAGNQSDDSETGTDGSDRSENTGSQSTETTRSGGQPESQNGPTETTRNGGGRGTAATTAAGASLGLTSTAFDAGETIPQRFTCSGANVSPPLAIDGVPASTEALALVVDDPDAGAQPFTHWLLWNLPPDTTELPANVPQNGTVSALDGALQGTNEAGGTGYTGPCPPEGDGPHTYRFRLSALESPLGVEAGAERAAVDEAIDTVEIGRTFLRGTFERG, via the coding sequence ATGCATCGCCGGCGGTATCTCCTCGCAACGGCGACCGGATTCGCCGCCCTCGCGGGTTGTGCGGGGAACCAATCGGACGACAGCGAAACCGGGACTGACGGGAGCGATCGATCCGAAAATACTGGTAGCCAATCCACCGAAACCACTCGAAGTGGCGGACAGCCGGAAAGTCAGAACGGCCCCACCGAAACCACCCGAAACGGTGGCGGTCGAGGGACTGCGGCCACGACCGCGGCGGGAGCGTCGTTGGGCCTCACCTCGACGGCGTTCGATGCCGGCGAGACCATCCCACAGCGGTTCACCTGTTCGGGGGCGAACGTCTCCCCGCCGCTCGCCATCGATGGCGTGCCCGCGAGCACCGAAGCGCTCGCGCTCGTCGTCGACGACCCGGACGCCGGGGCGCAGCCGTTCACCCACTGGCTGCTCTGGAACCTTCCGCCGGACACGACAGAACTCCCCGCGAACGTCCCGCAAAACGGGACGGTTTCAGCGCTCGACGGCGCGCTGCAGGGAACGAACGAGGCCGGTGGCACCGGCTATACGGGACCGTGTCCGCCGGAGGGCGACGGGCCGCACACCTACCGATTCCGGTTAAGTGCACTCGAATCGCCCCTCGGCGTCGAGGCTGGTGCGGAGCGTGCCGCGGTCGACGAAGCAATCGATACGGTCGAAATCGGACGGACCTTTCTCCGTGGAACCTTCGAGCGCGGATAA
- a CDS encoding winged helix-turn-helix domain-containing protein: MEKALWYLFTATRGGANRVRVVRSLAERPKNASQLATDLDVAYSTARHYLDMLADHGVVERGGNDYATLFFLTERFEQHGEEFERIAKHVEIDTQ, from the coding sequence ATGGAAAAGGCGCTGTGGTATCTGTTCACGGCGACGCGCGGCGGGGCGAACCGCGTCCGTGTCGTCCGGTCGCTGGCCGAGCGCCCGAAGAACGCGAGCCAGCTCGCAACGGACCTCGACGTCGCCTACAGCACCGCCCGCCACTATCTCGACATGCTCGCGGACCACGGTGTCGTCGAACGGGGCGGAAACGACTACGCCACGCTGTTCTTTCTCACCGAGCGCTTCGAGCAGCACGGCGAGGAGTTTGAGCGGATAGCGAAACACGTCGAAATAGATACGCAATGA
- a CDS encoding ferritin-like domain-containing protein, whose amino-acid sequence MTKRNDSNRTDSPSVFGRASEFVRSRRSFMTDAATVGGGALALSALGGTAAARSGSEDGDGGDVSDVDVLNYALALEHLEAAFYNDFLANHSESDVEGSVVARYFARPTLRYSVYQQIEDVRDHEEAHVDALTETIEDLGGTPVEAAEYEFPYETIEEFVALADRLEAVGVSAYAGAAPLLSNPDLIPPALSIHSVEANHATYFRLLDLQRPAPNAFNPARTMDEVLGIANQFVVGADGGGGRMFSVSVENVSRPSTLDTDRAMGAVPLSPPVWAVFTGDNPAFTPGEAANAGTEIVAEDGFPDELAGTLANAENVTESGVAPSPGGSLETPALGPGESVEFAFSAVPGEHLTFETMFVQSNDWFYTFDGLSLFDGDQPIAGDVTSAVELYDAGTEADTAPGTGPDQKPVQDPEAMDVGPTEDEPVQLAAERHPDFDIPDASEVIRVTVTPQ is encoded by the coding sequence ATGACGAAACGAAACGACTCCAACCGTACCGACAGTCCGTCCGTCTTCGGGCGGGCAAGCGAGTTCGTTCGCTCGCGCAGATCGTTCATGACCGACGCGGCGACGGTGGGTGGCGGGGCGCTGGCCCTGTCGGCCCTCGGCGGAACTGCGGCGGCCCGGAGCGGCAGTGAGGACGGCGATGGCGGCGACGTGAGCGACGTCGACGTGTTGAACTACGCGCTGGCGCTCGAACACCTCGAAGCGGCGTTCTACAACGACTTCCTCGCCAACCATTCCGAAAGCGACGTCGAGGGCTCGGTAGTGGCGCGGTACTTCGCGCGGCCGACCCTTCGCTACTCGGTCTACCAGCAGATCGAGGACGTGCGCGACCACGAGGAGGCCCACGTCGACGCGCTCACCGAAACCATCGAGGACCTCGGCGGCACCCCAGTCGAGGCCGCCGAATACGAGTTCCCCTACGAGACCATCGAGGAGTTCGTCGCACTCGCCGACCGCCTCGAAGCCGTCGGCGTCTCGGCTTACGCGGGTGCTGCGCCGCTGCTCTCGAATCCCGACCTGATTCCGCCGGCGCTCAGCATTCACAGCGTCGAAGCGAACCACGCGACCTACTTCCGGTTGCTCGACCTCCAGCGGCCCGCGCCGAACGCGTTCAACCCCGCGCGGACGATGGACGAAGTGCTCGGTATCGCCAACCAGTTCGTCGTCGGCGCGGACGGCGGTGGCGGGCGGATGTTCTCGGTCAGCGTCGAGAACGTTTCCCGGCCGAGCACGCTCGACACCGACCGCGCGATGGGTGCGGTCCCGCTCTCGCCACCCGTCTGGGCGGTCTTCACGGGCGACAATCCCGCGTTCACGCCGGGCGAGGCCGCGAACGCGGGCACCGAAATCGTCGCCGAGGACGGCTTCCCGGACGAACTGGCGGGGACGCTAGCGAACGCCGAGAACGTCACCGAGAGCGGCGTCGCGCCCTCACCGGGCGGTTCGCTGGAGACTCCAGCCTTGGGTCCGGGCGAGTCCGTCGAGTTCGCGTTCAGCGCCGTGCCGGGCGAACATCTCACCTTCGAAACGATGTTCGTCCAGTCCAACGACTGGTTCTACACGTTCGACGGACTTTCCCTATTCGACGGCGACCAGCCGATTGCGGGCGACGTCACGAGCGCGGTCGAACTCTACGACGCCGGCACGGAGGCCGACACCGCGCCGGGGACCGGCCCGGACCAGAAACCCGTCCAGGATCCCGAGGCGATGGACGTCGGTCCAACGGAGGACGAACCCGTGCAGTTGGCCGCCGAGCGCCATCCAGACTTCGACATCCCAGACGCCAGCGAGGTCATCAGGGTGACCGTCACGCCCCAGTGA
- the argF gene encoding ornithine carbamoyltransferase, with the protein MTRHFTDIDDLSAGELATVLDTASELKSQVRRGERESLLERQTLGMVFEKPSTRTRISFETGMTQLGGHAIFLGPDDIGLGEREPLKDTARTLSGYVDCAMVRLFDHEDLETLTAHATIPIVNGLTDDAHPCQTLADLLTIRETVGFDSRVTWVGDGNNVAQSFVLGCALAGIDLTVVTPNDYGIDGSVLERAAELGARPTVTNDPTAAVADADAVYTDVWVSMGEEGGDEKRAAFEEGGFQLNEQLLGETDARVLHCLPAHRGEEITDEVLESDRTLVWRQAENRLHAQKGLLAVLCGAL; encoded by the coding sequence ATGACCCGCCATTTCACCGATATCGACGACCTCTCGGCGGGCGAGCTGGCGACGGTGCTCGACACGGCGAGCGAACTCAAATCGCAGGTACGCCGTGGCGAGCGCGAATCGCTGCTCGAACGCCAGACACTCGGGATGGTCTTCGAGAAGCCGAGCACCCGTACTCGCATCTCCTTCGAGACCGGGATGACCCAACTCGGCGGCCACGCCATCTTTCTGGGACCCGACGACATCGGGCTCGGCGAGCGCGAACCGCTGAAGGACACCGCGCGCACGCTCTCGGGCTACGTCGACTGTGCGATGGTCCGGCTGTTCGATCACGAGGACCTCGAAACGCTCACTGCCCACGCCACCATCCCCATCGTCAACGGCCTGACCGACGACGCCCACCCCTGCCAGACGCTCGCCGATCTCCTCACGATCCGCGAGACGGTCGGGTTCGACTCGCGGGTGACGTGGGTCGGCGACGGCAACAACGTCGCCCAATCGTTCGTGCTTGGCTGTGCGCTCGCCGGCATCGACCTCACGGTGGTGACACCTAACGACTACGGCATCGACGGGAGTGTGCTGGAGCGAGCAGCGGAACTCGGCGCGCGGCCCACAGTTACGAACGACCCCACGGCGGCGGTCGCCGATGCCGACGCGGTCTACACCGACGTCTGGGTGAGCATGGGCGAGGAGGGTGGGGACGAAAAGCGCGCCGCCTTCGAGGAGGGTGGTTTTCAGCTGAACGAGCAGTTGCTCGGGGAGACCGACGCGCGCGTGCTGCACTGCCTGCCCGCCCACCGTGGCGAGGAGATCACCGACGAAGTCCTCGAAAGCGACCGCACGCTCGTCTGGCGACAGGCCGAAAACCGCCTGCACGCCCAGAAGGGACTGCTGGCCGTCCTGTGCGGCGCGCTGTGA
- a CDS encoding [LysW]-lysine hydrolase, with product MSESVATVSASQARDLLVSLVETPSPTGEERACAERLVDFFEAHGREATIDAVGNVRAPADDAVLLTSHIDTVPGEIPVRVEEKEEGGEEVLWGRGSVDATGPLVAMAVAAVCTGVSFAGVVGEETDSEGARHLVSTREPPEAVVNGEPSGWNGVTFGYRGLLAGTYVATSESGHTSRPENNAIEDAMEWWARVKAAVTDDGEEWTPVFERVTPKINAIAGGVSDDGLSVEATMDVQLRVPPNLTVDEVCEMADGELDTGTVRWHDSVDPVMTTPRSGLASGFRAAIREADGEPRSLRKTGTSDMNIYRAWDCPMVTYGPGDSDFDHAPDERLPLAEFDRSIEVLCTVANRITEDA from the coding sequence GTGAGCGAGAGCGTCGCAACCGTTTCGGCGAGCCAGGCGCGCGACCTGCTCGTCTCGCTCGTCGAAACCCCGTCGCCGACCGGCGAGGAGCGCGCCTGTGCGGAGCGCCTCGTCGATTTCTTCGAAGCACACGGACGCGAGGCGACGATCGACGCGGTCGGCAACGTCCGCGCGCCCGCTGACGACGCCGTACTACTGACCTCCCACATCGACACCGTGCCCGGCGAGATCCCGGTCCGGGTCGAAGAAAAGGAGGAAGGCGGCGAAGAAGTCCTCTGGGGACGCGGCAGCGTCGACGCGACCGGTCCGCTGGTGGCGATGGCGGTCGCGGCCGTGTGCACGGGCGTGAGCTTCGCGGGCGTCGTCGGCGAGGAGACCGACTCCGAGGGCGCGCGCCATCTCGTTTCGACACGCGAGCCTCCCGAAGCCGTGGTCAACGGCGAGCCCTCGGGCTGGAACGGCGTCACCTTCGGCTATCGGGGGCTGCTCGCGGGCACCTACGTCGCCACGAGCGAGTCCGGCCACACCTCCCGACCCGAGAACAACGCCATCGAGGACGCGATGGAGTGGTGGGCGCGGGTGAAGGCGGCCGTGACCGACGACGGCGAGGAGTGGACGCCCGTCTTCGAGCGCGTCACGCCGAAAATCAATGCCATCGCGGGCGGCGTGAGCGACGACGGGCTCTCCGTCGAGGCGACGATGGACGTGCAACTGCGCGTACCGCCGAACCTCACCGTCGACGAAGTGTGCGAGATGGCCGACGGCGAACTCGATACTGGAACTGTGCGCTGGCACGACAGCGTCGACCCCGTGATGACGACTCCCCGCTCCGGCCTTGCGAGCGGGTTCCGGGCGGCGATCCGGGAGGCCGACGGCGAGCCGCGCAGTCTCCGCAAAACGGGGACGAGCGACATGAACATCTATCGCGCCTGGGACTGCCCGATGGTCACCTACGGCCCGGGCGATTCGGACTTCGATCACGCGCCCGACGAGCGCCTCCCGCTCGCCGAGTTCGACAGGAGCATCGAGGTGCTCTGTACCGTCGCGAATCGGATCACGGAGGACGCATGA
- a CDS encoding aspartate aminotransferase family protein, with amino-acid sequence MSGFVHSEKPIRLERGEGVHLYGESGDEYLDCGASYACTPLGHTHPAVTEAAREQLERLTFVQASYPVAARERANAALEAAAPDGLENVWLCNSGTEANEAALKFARSATGDSKIVATMQGFHGRTMGALAITWNSEYRDPYEPLIGDVEFVPYGDEAALADAVDDETAALIFEPIQGEGGINRPPEGYLAAAREHTERAGAALILDEVQTGMGRTGELWACEHEGVVPDILTTAKGLANGLPAGTALCADWIAESHGSHNSTFSGGPVVSAAIEATLSTLVEEEVPTHAERMGDYLETELRAAVGDDVREIRGMGLMVGIEVKRGANGILRDLALDHSILALPAGRSVVRLLPPLVMDEADADRVVDALETVLGGES; translated from the coding sequence ATGAGCGGCTTCGTCCATAGTGAAAAACCGATCCGCCTCGAACGCGGCGAGGGCGTTCACCTCTACGGCGAGAGCGGCGACGAATACCTCGACTGTGGGGCGAGCTACGCCTGCACACCGCTCGGCCACACCCATCCAGCAGTGACCGAGGCGGCTCGCGAACAGTTGGAGCGGCTGACGTTCGTCCAGGCCTCCTATCCCGTCGCGGCGCGCGAGCGGGCGAACGCGGCACTCGAAGCCGCTGCACCCGACGGGCTGGAGAACGTCTGGCTCTGCAATTCGGGTACCGAAGCGAACGAAGCAGCCCTAAAATTCGCCCGGAGCGCCACCGGCGACTCGAAGATCGTCGCCACGATGCAGGGCTTTCACGGGCGGACGATGGGTGCGCTCGCGATCACCTGGAACAGCGAGTATCGCGACCCCTACGAGCCGCTGATCGGCGACGTGGAGTTCGTCCCCTACGGCGACGAAGCGGCGCTCGCGGATGCGGTCGACGACGAGACCGCCGCGCTAATCTTCGAACCCATTCAGGGCGAGGGCGGCATCAATCGCCCGCCCGAGGGCTATCTCGCGGCGGCGCGCGAACACACCGAGCGGGCGGGCGCAGCCCTGATCCTGGACGAGGTGCAGACCGGAATGGGGCGCACGGGCGAGTTGTGGGCCTGCGAGCACGAGGGCGTCGTTCCCGATATTCTCACGACCGCGAAAGGGCTGGCGAACGGTCTGCCCGCCGGCACGGCGCTCTGTGCCGACTGGATCGCCGAGAGCCACGGCTCACACAACTCGACGTTCAGCGGCGGCCCGGTCGTGAGCGCCGCCATCGAGGCCACCCTCTCGACGCTGGTCGAGGAGGAAGTTCCCACTCACGCCGAGCGTATGGGCGACTACCTCGAAACCGAACTCCGAGCCGCGGTCGGCGACGACGTCCGCGAGATCCGGGGCATGGGATTGATGGTCGGTATCGAGGTGAAACGCGGAGCCAACGGAATCCTCCGCGACCTCGCGCTCGACCACTCGATCCTGGCGCTGCCGGCCGGCCGATCGGTCGTCAGGCTGCTCCCGCCGCTGGTGATGGACGAAGCGGACGCCGATCGGGTGGTCGACGCGCTCGAAACCGTGCTCGGAGGGGAGTCGTGA